The Aquiluna sp. KACHI24 genome contains a region encoding:
- a CDS encoding glycerophosphodiester phosphodiesterase family protein — translation MARTTYFEGPVPRLFAHRGLSEHLDSIAENSLAAFQHAIAHGATHIESDVHATKDQVAVLFHDDDLARVAGVNSAIADLTLKDLRSIRLKGEAVVPTLAEGLELGVNLNLDIKAKRAIRPTVADIERFGAHDRVLVSSFSSSRRRKALKLLSAPVATSASMREVALAYLSHRLGGFGFGLAVKGLDAFQIPPKMYGITFAERSFLERLARYGVEAHFWTVNDPAERERLISLGAAGIVSDRVDLMN, via the coding sequence ATGGCTCGAACTACCTATTTCGAGGGCCCAGTTCCCCGCTTGTTTGCCCATCGTGGCCTTAGCGAACACCTAGATTCGATTGCTGAAAACTCCCTCGCCGCGTTTCAGCATGCCATCGCTCACGGAGCCACTCACATTGAATCTGATGTCCATGCCACCAAAGACCAAGTCGCAGTCTTATTTCACGACGATGATCTCGCCCGCGTTGCTGGTGTGAATAGCGCAATCGCTGACCTCACCCTCAAGGACTTGAGGTCGATTCGCTTGAAAGGTGAGGCTGTAGTCCCGACACTGGCGGAGGGGCTGGAGCTTGGTGTGAACCTCAATCTCGACATAAAGGCAAAGCGTGCCATTAGGCCCACGGTTGCGGATATCGAACGCTTTGGCGCGCATGACCGGGTCTTGGTCTCGAGCTTTTCCTCCAGTCGCCGCCGCAAAGCCCTAAAACTGCTCTCTGCTCCCGTCGCCACAAGCGCTTCGATGCGTGAGGTTGCGCTCGCCTACCTAAGTCACCGGCTTGGCGGTTTTGGGTTTGGACTTGCAGTGAAAGGCTTAGATGCATTTCAAATACCGCCCAAGATGTACGGCATCACCTTTGCAGAGCGCAGCTTTTTGGAACGACTCGCAAGGTATGGAGTTGAAGCACACTTTTGGACCGTAAATGACCCGGCTGAGCGCGAGCGGCTTATCTCACTCGGTGCTGCAGGGATCGTAAGCGATCGCGTTGACCTGATGAACTGA
- a CDS encoding RNA polymerase-binding protein RbpA, translated as MAETMRGMRLGAQSLETESGVEFSPRVTVNFRCPESHEFNLIFSATAELPNTWECKKCELIAVRLENGNPVDLAESEDDGPRTHYDMVLERRTREELEELLAEVLADMRARRSAGKLTA; from the coding sequence ATGGCTGAAACAATGCGAGGCATGCGCCTTGGCGCACAGTCACTCGAGACCGAATCGGGTGTTGAGTTCTCCCCCAGAGTGACGGTCAACTTCCGTTGTCCTGAGTCTCACGAATTCAATCTGATTTTTTCCGCCACCGCAGAGCTTCCCAACACCTGGGAGTGCAAGAAGTGTGAGCTAATCGCAGTTCGCCTCGAGAACGGAAACCCTGTTGACCTTGCTGAGTCAGAAGATGACGGACCAAGGACCCACTACGACATGGTTTTGGAGCGCCGCACCCGAGAAGAGTTAGAAGAACTGCTTGCAGAGGTATTGGCTGATATGAGAGCTCGTCGCTCTGCCGGAAAGCTCACCGCCTAA
- a CDS encoding polyprenol monophosphomannose synthase — protein MKTLVLMPTYNEADGIVHSLDHLLRVNQQVDVLIIDDNSPDGTADLVEGVAKGSARVSLLKREGKEGLGKAYLAGYRWGLAAGYQRLVQMDADGSHRPEDLSKLLDSESPLVIGSRWVSGGAVENWPLHRQLISRFGNWYAAVATGLKVRDLTAGFRVYSAELIQELQLSDLEAQGYGFQVEMTRRVAKLGVEITEVPITFIERESGASKMTREIVLEAFWLCTKWGIQRLFRR, from the coding sequence ATGAAAACTCTTGTGCTGATGCCCACATACAACGAGGCGGACGGAATAGTCCACTCACTGGATCACTTGCTTCGAGTCAACCAACAGGTTGATGTTTTGATAATTGACGACAATTCGCCTGATGGGACTGCCGACCTGGTTGAAGGGGTAGCGAAGGGCAGTGCCAGAGTTTCTTTGCTCAAGCGAGAAGGCAAAGAGGGTCTAGGAAAGGCCTATCTCGCTGGCTATCGCTGGGGCCTGGCAGCAGGGTATCAGCGCCTTGTTCAGATGGATGCCGATGGATCGCATCGGCCAGAGGATCTTTCAAAACTTCTCGACTCTGAATCACCACTTGTCATTGGATCTCGTTGGGTGAGCGGGGGAGCGGTTGAGAACTGGCCTCTTCATCGTCAGCTGATTAGCAGGTTTGGAAACTGGTACGCAGCGGTTGCCACCGGATTGAAGGTCAGAGATCTGACTGCTGGATTTCGCGTTTACAGCGCCGAGCTAATTCAGGAACTCCAACTTTCCGATCTTGAAGCGCAGGGGTATGGGTTTCAGGTCGAGATGACTCGCAGAGTTGCAAAGCTGGGTGTTGAGATCACCGAGGTGCCTATAACTTTCATCGAGCGCGAGAGCGGAGCATCCAAAATGACGCGAGAGATTGTGCTGGAAGCGTTTTGGCTGTGCACGAAGTGGGGGATTCAGAGGCTTTTTAGGCGGTGA
- the lnt gene encoding apolipoprotein N-acyltransferase produces the protein MRKVELWWRIPLAMIGGLIALYIFPTENIWVLSPLVPALILIATLGMGFRLALLTGFIAGQVYYIAHIEWISLYLGPVPLLALSTLMSVYFALGVGLTSWLWKRLKPKTNQYIWFAVLAAAIWIAREWLAMSFPYGGFPWSRLGMAQAHGPWGNWAYFGGISLVGFAVALIGSLLAVIAVGARKRGFPLRLATISAALIATMPAIFPLGLLNQTDRTATIAAVQGNANAGLFSNLTPGTILNNHIQATKLVSETDLADELDLIVWPENASDVDPLRSDEARGAIDKIAKEFDAPFTFGTVTKSGDDVYNSTLLWSPTEGPIDQYDKKRPVPFAEFVPDRPFWRALAPDLIDLVPRGYSFGERDGIFELEEFMAGTLICFEIAIDQIPRELANSGAEVILSQTNNADFGYSDETYQQAAIAKLRAIETGRSVVNISTVGLSAIYLPDGKTLNELTWYQPGAMVNKVPLYSAITPAVFIGGWIDALIAALGVLSLVVIRRR, from the coding sequence GTGCGCAAAGTAGAGCTGTGGTGGCGGATACCGCTTGCCATGATTGGCGGGCTCATTGCGCTTTACATTTTCCCAACCGAGAACATCTGGGTGCTCTCTCCATTAGTGCCAGCCCTGATTCTGATCGCAACATTGGGAATGGGTTTTCGCCTTGCGCTACTAACCGGCTTTATCGCTGGACAGGTTTATTACATCGCTCACATCGAGTGGATATCGCTATACCTGGGGCCAGTACCGTTGCTTGCCCTAAGCACCCTGATGTCGGTCTATTTCGCACTCGGAGTTGGTCTCACAAGCTGGCTTTGGAAGAGGCTGAAGCCAAAGACAAATCAGTACATTTGGTTCGCTGTCTTGGCTGCCGCCATCTGGATCGCACGGGAGTGGCTTGCGATGAGCTTCCCCTACGGTGGCTTTCCGTGGTCGCGCCTGGGAATGGCGCAGGCTCATGGACCCTGGGGCAACTGGGCTTACTTTGGCGGTATCAGCCTGGTTGGTTTCGCCGTGGCATTAATCGGCTCGCTGCTCGCGGTCATCGCGGTTGGTGCTCGCAAGCGAGGTTTTCCATTGCGTTTAGCGACAATCTCTGCCGCTTTGATTGCCACCATGCCTGCCATTTTCCCGCTTGGCCTGCTAAATCAGACGGACAGAACTGCGACCATCGCAGCCGTTCAGGGCAATGCCAACGCCGGACTCTTTTCAAACCTCACACCTGGCACCATTTTGAACAACCACATTCAGGCCACGAAATTGGTTTCTGAGACTGACCTTGCGGACGAGCTGGACCTAATTGTTTGGCCGGAGAACGCCTCCGATGTTGACCCGCTTCGCTCTGACGAAGCCAGGGGTGCGATTGACAAAATTGCAAAAGAATTCGACGCCCCATTCACATTTGGAACGGTCACAAAATCAGGCGATGACGTCTACAATTCAACGCTGCTTTGGTCTCCCACAGAGGGTCCGATTGATCAATACGACAAAAAACGACCGGTCCCGTTCGCTGAATTTGTCCCAGATCGTCCTTTCTGGCGTGCACTAGCACCTGATCTGATTGACCTTGTCCCAAGGGGATACAGCTTTGGTGAGCGAGACGGGATATTCGAACTCGAGGAGTTCATGGCGGGCACCTTGATTTGTTTCGAAATCGCAATTGATCAAATACCTCGAGAGCTGGCCAACAGTGGGGCAGAGGTGATCCTCTCCCAAACTAATAACGCTGACTTTGGCTACTCCGATGAGACCTATCAACAAGCCGCGATCGCGAAATTGAGAGCCATTGAGACTGGTCGGTCCGTGGTGAATATCTCCACTGTCGGACTCAGTGCAATCTACCTGCCAGATGGCAAGACCTTGAATGAGCTCACCTGGTATCAACCGGGTGCAATGGTCAATAAGGTTCCGCTTTACAGTGCGATAACACCAGCGGTTTTCATCGGGGGCTGGATCGATGCGCTGATTGCGGCTTTGGGCGTCTTGTCCCTGGTGGTGATTAGACGACGATGA
- a CDS encoding DEAD/DEAH box helicase: MSELSPSERYQLAKQRAKFLQLEEFSAGLKFPLDTFQVDACQALESGFGVLVAAPTGAGKTVVGEFAIHLAVQSGKKVFYTTPIKALSNQKFAELVARYGREQVGLLTGDTNNNSDAQIVVMTTEVLRNMIYATSMALKDLAYVVMDEVHYLADRFRGAVWEEVILHLPKDVLVVSLSATVSNAEEFGAWLAEVRGNTKVIVSEHRPVPLHQHVLFGDEVLELFETGSNQMRVNPELLKKHQARARGPIQRRGKWGGGNYQSGPRHGALQQSGRLEKPEIVDVLGQQGLLPAIFFIFSRAGCEKAVESCRRSGLRLTTKEEQQEIRRVAEARCTQIADEDLDTLGYFDWLSSLERGVAAHHAGMLPAFKEVVEELFLRKLVKVVFATETLALGINMPARTVVLERLDKYNGESRVNITAGEYTQLTGRAGRRGIDTEGHSVIVWGNQLDPNLVAGLASKRTYPLNSSFKPTYNMAVNLISAFGARRASKVLERSFAQFQADRSVVGLARVIADKQESLEGYEKALSCHLGDFIEYSGMRRELTDLERSGAQSKHRAGKDIRMSKGQRQLDMRIAELKRELRAHPCHGCADREAHARWGERYHKLRKEIDQAVAQIEGRTNQVARVFDRICLLLTELGYLVPSDDDLEITSSGLRLSKIYGERDLLIAECINRGVWSKLDPANLAALATALVYEGRKDEGDYEPKLPKGNFREALEQTELIQEQLLELQTEHRLPKETQLELNLCWPMYRWATGARLDDVLKLSGLLPGDFIRWSKQLVDLLDQLAQGADPQLAETAYKAMDLIKRGIVANSYYV, translated from the coding sequence GTGAGTGAGCTTAGCCCCTCCGAGCGCTACCAGCTCGCGAAGCAGAGGGCAAAGTTCTTGCAGCTCGAGGAGTTCTCGGCAGGGCTTAAATTTCCGCTCGACACGTTCCAGGTTGATGCATGTCAGGCGCTCGAGAGTGGTTTTGGTGTTTTGGTTGCAGCACCAACGGGAGCTGGAAAAACCGTGGTGGGGGAGTTTGCCATTCACCTCGCCGTCCAAAGTGGCAAGAAAGTTTTCTACACCACGCCGATCAAGGCCCTTAGTAATCAAAAGTTTGCAGAGCTAGTTGCCCGCTACGGGCGTGAACAGGTCGGTCTATTGACCGGTGACACCAACAACAACTCGGACGCTCAGATCGTGGTAATGACCACTGAAGTGTTGCGAAACATGATTTATGCCACATCCATGGCGCTGAAGGATCTCGCCTATGTGGTTATGGACGAGGTGCACTATCTGGCAGATCGCTTCCGTGGAGCGGTTTGGGAAGAGGTGATTCTTCACTTGCCCAAGGATGTGTTGGTCGTTTCACTATCCGCCACAGTTTCAAACGCGGAGGAGTTCGGGGCCTGGCTGGCAGAGGTTCGGGGCAACACCAAGGTGATCGTCTCGGAGCATAGGCCGGTTCCGCTGCACCAGCACGTGCTATTTGGTGATGAGGTTCTGGAGCTTTTCGAAACTGGCTCCAACCAGATGCGTGTGAATCCCGAACTACTAAAGAAGCACCAGGCCAGGGCTCGGGGACCAATACAGCGTCGAGGCAAGTGGGGTGGAGGCAATTATCAAAGTGGCCCGCGTCACGGTGCGTTGCAGCAATCAGGCAGATTAGAAAAGCCCGAGATTGTTGACGTTCTTGGTCAGCAAGGTCTGCTCCCGGCCATCTTTTTCATCTTCTCCAGGGCGGGGTGTGAGAAGGCGGTTGAAAGCTGTAGACGATCCGGTCTGAGGCTCACAACCAAAGAGGAGCAGCAGGAGATCAGACGGGTCGCGGAGGCGCGTTGCACTCAAATTGCGGATGAGGACCTGGACACACTCGGCTACTTTGACTGGCTGAGCTCCCTAGAGCGCGGTGTTGCAGCCCATCACGCTGGCATGCTGCCTGCGTTCAAAGAGGTTGTGGAGGAGCTTTTCCTGCGCAAGCTAGTAAAGGTTGTATTCGCAACCGAGACGCTTGCTCTGGGCATCAATATGCCAGCTCGAACCGTGGTCCTGGAGCGCCTCGACAAGTACAACGGCGAGTCGCGGGTAAACATAACCGCAGGGGAGTACACCCAGCTCACAGGCCGAGCAGGTCGTCGAGGAATTGATACCGAGGGACACTCGGTGATCGTATGGGGAAACCAGTTGGATCCAAACTTGGTTGCCGGCCTGGCATCGAAGCGCACTTACCCCTTGAATTCCAGCTTCAAGCCGACCTACAACATGGCGGTAAACCTGATTTCGGCTTTCGGAGCAAGGCGTGCCAGCAAGGTTTTGGAGCGCTCTTTTGCTCAGTTTCAGGCGGACCGATCGGTGGTTGGTTTGGCCAGGGTGATTGCCGATAAGCAGGAGTCGCTGGAGGGTTATGAAAAGGCGCTGAGCTGTCACCTTGGAGACTTTATTGAGTATTCCGGCATGCGTCGCGAGCTGACGGATCTAGAGCGCAGTGGTGCTCAGAGTAAGCATCGAGCCGGTAAAGACATTCGAATGTCCAAGGGCCAGCGTCAGCTCGACATGAGAATTGCGGAGCTCAAACGTGAACTGCGCGCCCATCCTTGCCACGGTTGCGCCGACCGCGAGGCTCACGCTCGCTGGGGCGAGCGCTACCATAAGCTGCGCAAGGAAATAGATCAGGCGGTAGCTCAGATCGAGGGTCGCACTAACCAGGTTGCGCGCGTGTTTGATCGCATCTGTCTCCTGCTAACTGAACTTGGTTACCTTGTCCCAAGTGATGACGACCTTGAGATTACGAGCTCGGGTCTTCGCCTGAGCAAAATTTATGGTGAGCGAGATCTGCTAATTGCTGAATGCATAAATCGAGGGGTGTGGTCAAAACTCGATCCGGCAAACTTGGCTGCCCTCGCCACCGCACTGGTCTACGAGGGAAGAAAAGATGAGGGCGATTACGAGCCCAAACTTCCGAAGGGGAACTTCAGGGAGGCGCTGGAGCAGACAGAGCTGATTCAAGAGCAGCTTTTGGAACTCCAGACCGAGCACCGCCTGCCCAAGGAGACCCAACTAGAACTCAACCTCTGTTGGCCGATGTATCGATGGGCTACCGGTGCGAGGCTTGATGACGTTTTGAAGCTCTCTGGGCTGTTGCCAGGAGACTTTATTCGTTGGTCAAAGCAACTCGTTGATCTGCTCGATCAGCTAGCCCAAGGAGCAGATCCACAACTTGCCGAGACTGCCTATAAAGCCATGGATCTAATCAAGCGCGGCATTGTCGCGAACTCCTACTACGTCTGA
- the tatC gene encoding twin-arginine translocase subunit TatC yields MFRRKNKERRMSLGSHLRELRVRLTWSALFIAIGSVGGWYLFDPIFALLQRPLLEVTEARGIDAVVNFGTVVAAFDLRIQVSIFFGVVLTSPLWLYNLWAFVAPGLKTKEKRYALGFVFAALPLFLFGAWFAWINIPRFVVGLIGFTPEGSTNVINAAEYILFAVRVLLLFGLSFVMPVVLVLLNFAGITTAKGILKSWRVAVLIMAILAALATPANEPFSMFLLMIPLIMLYFTAVGIAQLNDKRRERKLAKTLASEPEDSE; encoded by the coding sequence ATGTTTCGGCGCAAAAACAAAGAGCGCCGCATGTCCTTGGGTTCCCACCTTAGGGAACTGCGCGTCAGGCTGACATGGTCGGCATTATTCATTGCGATTGGTTCCGTTGGCGGTTGGTACCTTTTCGATCCCATATTTGCTCTCCTGCAGCGACCTCTTCTTGAGGTGACAGAGGCTCGCGGGATCGACGCGGTCGTGAACTTCGGCACTGTCGTGGCTGCATTTGACCTCAGAATCCAAGTCTCGATTTTCTTCGGAGTGGTGCTAACTTCTCCGCTTTGGCTTTATAACCTGTGGGCATTTGTCGCCCCAGGATTAAAGACCAAAGAAAAGCGCTACGCACTCGGCTTTGTTTTTGCTGCCCTACCGTTGTTTTTGTTTGGAGCCTGGTTTGCCTGGATCAACATTCCGCGCTTTGTCGTTGGGTTGATTGGGTTCACCCCAGAGGGTTCAACAAACGTAATCAATGCGGCCGAATACATTCTTTTTGCGGTTCGAGTGCTGCTGCTGTTTGGTCTCTCATTCGTAATGCCAGTGGTTTTGGTGCTGCTGAACTTCGCGGGAATCACCACGGCGAAGGGGATTTTGAAGTCCTGGAGAGTTGCCGTGTTGATCATGGCAATCCTGGCTGCTCTGGCAACTCCAGCTAACGAGCCATTCTCGATGTTCCTACTGATGATTCCACTGATCATGCTCTACTTCACCGCAGTCGGAATCGCGCAACTAAATGACAAGCGTAGAGAGCGAAAGCTAGCCAAGACATTAGCTTCGGAACCTGAAGACAGTGAGTGA
- a CDS encoding twin-arginine translocase TatA/TatE family subunit, whose protein sequence is MRIESWQWIVILVIVLLFWGAPKLPALTKSVAESLQIFRKEIKKPEAEGSKKGEEGEKQKD, encoded by the coding sequence ATGAGGATCGAAAGTTGGCAGTGGATTGTCATCCTCGTAATCGTTTTGCTTTTCTGGGGAGCACCGAAGCTTCCTGCCCTAACCAAGAGCGTTGCAGAGTCACTGCAGATCTTCCGCAAGGAGATTAAGAAGCCAGAGGCTGAAGGCTCCAAGAAGGGCGAAGAAGGCGAGAAGCAGAAGGACTAA
- a CDS encoding WYL domain-containing protein, giving the protein MPKQELGAEEQFNLALSIVGLVLREGPHDVVELARYFQVSEGAIKKAVLTIANSEDMTRFETHFYVDEEALEDGEVALNLGVGRLDTPPRLSGKQAAAIAAGLEYLSEVKPFSESEELAQLRTLFGSTAKVSRVGSPLVDKTLDAVQQAIISELQVEIDYLNQLGERAVRAVDPLRLDLWEGRYYLRGWCHKNQDLRAFRLDRVIELKATNTPISTSARNAELPDDSFGDSATEQVVKLAVEKTATEIFWNFPLVSQAQERDGRVIGEIKVGSFSALARHIAKFGGRAKVIAPEEARAAVAQFARRTLNLEVAEG; this is encoded by the coding sequence ATGCCTAAGCAAGAACTCGGAGCCGAAGAACAGTTCAACCTCGCACTCTCAATCGTGGGGCTGGTACTGCGAGAGGGTCCACATGATGTTGTGGAGCTCGCGCGCTATTTCCAGGTGAGCGAGGGTGCCATCAAAAAGGCTGTACTCACCATTGCCAACAGTGAAGATATGACCAGGTTTGAAACACACTTCTATGTCGACGAAGAGGCGCTCGAAGATGGTGAGGTGGCGCTTAATTTAGGGGTTGGAAGACTCGACACCCCGCCCAGGCTGTCCGGCAAGCAGGCGGCTGCAATTGCTGCGGGTTTGGAGTACCTAAGCGAGGTCAAACCGTTTTCAGAAAGCGAAGAGCTAGCTCAGCTGCGAACTCTGTTTGGTTCGACGGCCAAGGTGTCTAGAGTCGGCTCTCCACTGGTCGATAAGACGTTGGACGCAGTTCAACAGGCAATCATTTCCGAACTACAGGTGGAAATTGACTACCTGAACCAGCTAGGAGAGCGAGCGGTACGTGCGGTTGATCCATTGCGCCTAGATCTTTGGGAGGGACGCTACTACCTCAGAGGTTGGTGCCATAAAAACCAAGACCTGAGGGCATTCAGGCTGGATCGAGTTATAGAACTCAAGGCAACGAATACTCCGATTTCGACCAGTGCTCGAAATGCTGAGTTGCCGGACGATTCCTTTGGTGATTCGGCGACCGAGCAGGTAGTGAAGCTTGCGGTGGAGAAGACTGCAACCGAGATCTTTTGGAATTTCCCCCTGGTCTCTCAGGCTCAGGAGCGGGATGGGCGAGTGATTGGTGAAATCAAGGTGGGCAGCTTCTCCGCATTGGCTAGGCACATAGCGAAATTTGGTGGTCGTGCCAAAGTGATAGCTCCCGAGGAAGCCAGGGCCGCGGTTGCACAGTTCGCCAGGCGGACGCTCAACCTTGAGGTAGCGGAGGGCTAG
- a CDS encoding WYL domain-containing protein encodes MGKQTPAERLFTLTCCLVAAQSYGVSKRQLLESVSGYAENKTQEARDRMFERDKDLLRAMGIQLEVIDGEGSDDPEATRYRLTKQAFDWPKDFTLNERHMQLLELAAKAWNHQSLGQVAQSALTRMRAFGAAFEQQSLQVVSPRLFAKDPNFTPIAEAIDRGVQIEVQYQKPESTPELKHLSPVRLRFKAGQWLLLASDSGELKNYLLRRMVSKAALSELAAERFDAVDIEAAELSLEAHIQSQQATLELRPGSEAWYHFGGDRVQVAYMDQELFAEELIDLGMDVKILEPKSLSEYVTKQLQAVIESHA; translated from the coding sequence ATGGGTAAACAGACTCCAGCGGAGCGCCTGTTTACCCTTACCTGCTGTTTGGTTGCCGCCCAGAGCTATGGGGTTAGTAAGCGACAGCTGTTAGAGAGCGTCTCTGGCTACGCGGAAAACAAAACTCAGGAAGCTCGCGATCGAATGTTCGAGCGGGATAAAGACTTGTTGCGCGCCATGGGTATTCAGCTCGAGGTAATCGATGGTGAAGGATCTGATGATCCCGAAGCAACTCGATATCGGCTAACAAAGCAGGCTTTTGACTGGCCCAAGGACTTCACTCTGAATGAACGACACATGCAGCTGTTGGAGCTGGCTGCTAAGGCTTGGAACCACCAGAGTCTTGGTCAAGTGGCCCAATCGGCACTGACCCGAATGCGAGCATTCGGGGCAGCATTCGAACAGCAGAGCCTGCAGGTGGTCTCACCAAGATTGTTTGCAAAGGACCCGAACTTCACACCAATTGCCGAGGCAATCGACCGCGGTGTTCAGATCGAGGTTCAGTATCAAAAGCCCGAATCAACCCCGGAACTAAAGCACTTGAGCCCGGTGAGATTGCGTTTCAAGGCAGGGCAGTGGCTTTTGTTGGCGAGCGACAGCGGAGAGTTGAAAAACTACCTGCTTCGCAGAATGGTTTCGAAGGCTGCGCTTAGCGAACTTGCTGCCGAGCGCTTTGATGCCGTGGATATCGAGGCTGCGGAGTTATCTCTAGAAGCACATATTCAATCTCAGCAGGCGACTCTTGAGCTGCGTCCAGGGTCCGAGGCCTGGTATCACTTTGGCGGTGACAGAGTGCAGGTCGCATACATGGACCAAGAGTTGTTTGCAGAAGAGCTGATCGATTTGGGCATGGATGTGAAGATCCTGGAACCCAAGTCGTTATCTGAATATGTGACCAAGCAGTTACAGGCGGTGATTGAGAGCCATGCCTAA
- a CDS encoding FKBP-type peptidyl-prolyl cis-trans isomerase encodes MKKLVALLVPALLLSGCAATESAPLTGYALLSQGLEASCEAFSGGDAIEQVSVEGEFGSEPTIDFPTPLVGSGIETKVFIEGDGGALVGSQRVALHFTGFNASTGEQFQGSEFGTEDYIIQDLIADSKPDFCKALTGVKVGSRVGVLLDATNAHDGAGVESLGIGAEDAILFVFDVVDAYLPKANGDSKAPEAGLPAVILAPSGQPGIQLPATDAPAEFKRSVLIEGKGEEIAIGDTVVVHYSGWTWDGTQFDSSWERGAPASFQVNSEGLIEGFVQALEGVKVGSQVVAVIPPELGYGDNAQGAIPAGSTLVFVVDVLGKE; translated from the coding sequence ATGAAGAAATTGGTTGCGCTGCTAGTTCCAGCACTTCTCCTGTCAGGCTGTGCAGCGACTGAGTCCGCTCCGCTAACCGGCTACGCCCTGCTAAGCCAAGGGCTAGAGGCAAGCTGTGAGGCATTCTCTGGTGGAGATGCGATCGAGCAGGTAAGTGTGGAGGGAGAGTTTGGCAGTGAGCCAACCATTGACTTCCCAACCCCGCTGGTTGGATCGGGCATTGAGACCAAGGTATTCATTGAAGGTGACGGCGGCGCACTGGTTGGATCTCAGCGAGTTGCTCTGCACTTCACGGGTTTCAATGCGTCCACCGGTGAGCAATTCCAGGGAAGTGAGTTTGGCACTGAGGACTACATCATTCAGGACCTAATTGCAGACTCCAAGCCTGATTTCTGCAAGGCACTAACCGGCGTGAAGGTTGGCTCCAGAGTTGGAGTACTGCTTGATGCAACCAATGCCCACGACGGTGCCGGTGTTGAGTCGCTGGGTATCGGTGCCGAGGATGCAATTTTGTTCGTTTTTGATGTCGTCGATGCCTACCTACCAAAGGCCAACGGTGATTCCAAGGCGCCGGAGGCTGGCTTGCCAGCTGTGATCCTTGCGCCATCGGGCCAGCCTGGCATCCAACTTCCAGCCACTGACGCTCCAGCAGAGTTCAAGCGGTCCGTTCTGATTGAGGGCAAGGGCGAGGAGATCGCGATTGGTGACACCGTAGTGGTTCACTACTCAGGTTGGACCTGGGATGGCACTCAGTTTGATAGCTCCTGGGAGCGCGGTGCGCCTGCGTCCTTCCAGGTGAACTCCGAAGGCCTGATTGAGGGATTCGTTCAGGCTCTCGAGGGTGTAAAGGTTGGCTCACAGGTGGTAGCTGTGATCCCACCGGAGCTCGGCTATGGTGACAATGCACAGGGAGCAATTCCGGCAGGGTCAACCCTGGTATTCGTAGTAGATGTTCTAGGTAAGGAATAG
- a CDS encoding tRNA (adenine-N1)-methyltransferase yields the protein MNHIFKPGDKVQLTGPKGRLNTVTLVPGGRFGTHKGDLMHDDVIGQPEGSIIANQNGIEYLALKPLLTDYVLSMPRGAAIVYPKDAGQIVVEGDIYPGATVIEAGVGSGALSSYLIRAIGPEGKLFSFEKRDEFAQIAQANVANQLGYKPQNWSVILGELQTALPGAVADASADRAVLDMLAPWDCVEAVANALRPGGLVIVYVATVTQLSRTVEAIKDHGGFTTPNAWESMVRGWHVEGLAVRPDHRMIAHTGFLLAARRLAPGAVLPEFKQRRASKSDFSQEDMDIWLPGAIGQRPISEKKLRKTVRKVTQEFDEREN from the coding sequence ATGAATCACATCTTCAAGCCGGGGGACAAGGTTCAACTGACCGGTCCAAAGGGCAGACTAAACACCGTCACTTTGGTGCCCGGCGGACGCTTTGGCACCCACAAGGGTGATCTGATGCACGATGACGTCATCGGTCAGCCCGAGGGCAGCATCATCGCCAACCAAAACGGTATTGAGTATCTGGCCCTCAAGCCACTACTCACCGACTACGTGCTTTCCATGCCGCGTGGTGCAGCGATTGTCTACCCCAAAGATGCCGGGCAGATTGTGGTTGAGGGAGACATCTATCCGGGCGCAACTGTTATTGAGGCTGGTGTTGGCTCTGGCGCTTTATCCTCCTACCTAATAAGGGCGATCGGTCCAGAGGGCAAACTCTTCTCTTTTGAAAAGCGCGATGAGTTTGCTCAGATTGCTCAGGCGAACGTTGCAAACCAGCTCGGCTACAAACCTCAGAACTGGAGCGTGATCCTGGGGGAGTTGCAAACGGCTCTTCCTGGAGCGGTTGCAGATGCAAGCGCAGACCGAGCTGTCCTTGACATGCTTGCTCCCTGGGATTGTGTTGAGGCGGTGGCAAACGCGCTTCGACCAGGTGGCCTGGTGATTGTCTATGTTGCAACCGTCACTCAGCTTTCAAGGACAGTTGAGGCAATCAAGGACCACGGCGGATTCACAACGCCAAATGCCTGGGAGTCGATGGTTCGCGGCTGGCACGTTGAGGGTCTAGCGGTTAGACCGGATCACCGAATGATTGCTCACACCGGATTCTTGTTAGCCGCTAGAAGATTGGCACCTGGTGCCGTTCTCCCTGAGTTCAAGCAGCGCCGCGCCTCGAAGTCAGACTTCTCCCAGGAGGACATGGACATCTGGCTACCGGGAGCTATTGGACAACGGCCCATTAGTGAGAAAAAGCTAAGAAAAACTGTTCGCAAGGTCACTCAAGAGTTTGACGAGCGAGAGAATTAG